One Micromonospora eburnea genomic region harbors:
- a CDS encoding WD40 repeat domain-containing protein, translated as MRLAAGVVLLACLVACQPTPGRTTSDGSDPIITTKSSPTSIALPAETFDLAWRQLDHHLSQDGRFEARHVDEWVVVTRDGGEFGRFGTAAERVLGMDFSPDGHYLAVAHPDTVIIYDLRTKQPKALFTPPVESIRFSADSAYLIGREDYQKVRNGRFVVIDMATGTWVTSPVPPEIEVSNDPGAYWYSGSFAVFDHGRQVVAAGSDGFLHWAVESQKFTWVPCGCGADTGAVNRAGSLVALVIPDNRLSLWNVAGRREQRVWTLPERPPLNGDYQLRYFGVEPHFTEDGKWLLLDGGEGGQVWSIPDGVRVTMLPRGKR; from the coding sequence GTGAGGTTGGCCGCGGGCGTCGTGCTGCTGGCCTGTCTGGTCGCGTGCCAGCCAACTCCTGGCCGTACGACCTCCGACGGGTCGGACCCGATCATCACGACCAAGTCTTCACCGACATCGATCGCGCTACCGGCCGAGACCTTCGACCTGGCCTGGCGTCAGCTCGACCATCACCTCAGCCAGGATGGGCGATTCGAAGCCAGGCATGTCGATGAATGGGTGGTGGTCACCCGGGACGGCGGGGAGTTCGGCCGGTTCGGCACCGCTGCTGAGAGGGTCCTCGGCATGGACTTCTCGCCGGACGGGCATTACCTCGCCGTCGCGCATCCCGACACGGTGATCATCTATGACCTGCGGACCAAGCAGCCGAAGGCGCTGTTCACCCCGCCCGTGGAGAGCATCCGTTTCTCGGCGGACAGCGCCTACCTAATCGGCCGAGAGGATTACCAGAAGGTCCGTAACGGTCGCTTCGTTGTGATCGACATGGCGACGGGGACGTGGGTGACCTCACCGGTGCCGCCGGAGATCGAGGTGTCCAACGATCCAGGTGCCTATTGGTACTCGGGATCGTTCGCCGTTTTCGACCACGGCAGACAGGTCGTGGCCGCGGGCAGCGACGGATTCCTGCACTGGGCGGTGGAGAGTCAGAAGTTCACCTGGGTGCCGTGCGGCTGCGGAGCGGACACGGGCGCGGTGAACCGCGCCGGAAGCCTGGTGGCCCTGGTGATTCCCGACAACAGGCTGTCGCTGTGGAACGTGGCCGGCCGACGTGAGCAGCGGGTCTGGACGCTGCCGGAGCGACCGCCGCTGAACGGGGACTATCAACTGCGGTATTTCGGTGTGGAGCCGCACTTCACGGAGGACGGGAAATGGCTGCTTCTCGACGGCGGCGAGGGCGGGCAGGTCTGGTCGATACCCGACGGGGTCAGAGTGACGATGCTGCCACGCGGCAAGAGGTGA
- a CDS encoding D-arabinono-1,4-lactone oxidase: protein MVAKRFVNWSGSLSFTPAEHAEPDDEDEVRRLIRRARESGTTIRPVGSGHSSSPLVRTGGMLLSLDRMAGLIADDGDRATAWAGTKLAALGEGLHDAGLAMENLGDVDYQSIAGATATGTHGTGLGFGNLSTQVAGVRLVTGTGEVLDISAERNAELLPAARLSLGALGVVTRVTLDVQPRFELHRRAWCAHVDWTLDHLAELQHTNRNVDFYWYPRSDLAQIRTLNRTDEVPDERAWAARRVPGSTPWEAPREIEVGPTHRTIPQARQLRFEEIEYMLPTAAFSACFAEVRRRVKERHRRVAGWRVLVRSIAADDIWLSNAYGRPTITIACLQNTGLPFEEYFRDMESVFRQYGGRPHWGKKHWLTARELRPLYPRWDDFQTVRRRLDPDGVFLAPDLARLLEEE from the coding sequence GTGGTGGCGAAACGGTTCGTCAACTGGTCCGGGAGCCTGTCCTTCACCCCGGCGGAACACGCCGAGCCGGACGACGAGGACGAGGTGCGCCGGCTGATCCGACGCGCACGGGAGTCCGGCACCACGATCCGCCCGGTCGGCTCGGGCCACTCGTCGAGCCCGCTGGTCCGCACCGGCGGGATGCTGCTCAGCCTCGACCGGATGGCCGGCTTGATCGCCGACGACGGGGACCGCGCCACGGCCTGGGCGGGCACCAAGCTGGCGGCGCTGGGCGAGGGCCTGCACGACGCGGGACTGGCCATGGAGAACCTCGGCGACGTCGACTACCAGTCAATCGCCGGCGCCACCGCCACCGGCACCCACGGCACCGGGCTCGGTTTCGGCAACCTGTCCACCCAGGTCGCCGGCGTACGGCTGGTCACCGGCACCGGCGAGGTGCTGGACATCTCGGCCGAACGGAACGCGGAGCTGCTGCCCGCGGCGCGGCTCTCGCTCGGCGCGCTCGGCGTGGTCACCCGGGTCACCCTCGACGTGCAGCCCCGCTTCGAGTTGCACCGCCGGGCGTGGTGCGCGCACGTCGACTGGACCCTGGACCACCTGGCCGAGCTGCAGCACACCAACCGCAACGTGGACTTCTACTGGTATCCACGCAGCGACCTGGCCCAGATCCGGACCCTGAACCGCACCGACGAGGTGCCGGACGAGCGGGCCTGGGCCGCACGCCGGGTGCCCGGATCGACACCGTGGGAGGCGCCGCGGGAGATCGAGGTCGGCCCCACCCACCGGACCATTCCGCAGGCCCGCCAACTGCGCTTCGAGGAGATCGAGTACATGCTCCCGACCGCGGCGTTCTCGGCCTGCTTCGCGGAGGTGCGCCGCCGGGTCAAGGAGCGGCACCGCCGGGTCGCCGGCTGGCGGGTGCTGGTACGGAGCATCGCCGCCGACGACATCTGGTTGAGCAACGCCTACGGCCGCCCGACCATCACCATCGCCTGCCTCCAGAACACCGGCCTGCCCTTCGAGGAGTACTTCCGGGACATGGAGTCGGTCTTCCGGCAGTACGGCGGCCGCCCGCACTGGGGCAAGAAGCACTGGCTGACCGCCCGGGAGCTGCGACCGCTCTATCCCCGCTGGGACGACTTCCAGACGGTACGGCGGCGTCTCGACCCGGACGGCGTGTTCCTCGCTCCCGACCTGGCCCGGCTGCTGGAGGAGGAGTGA
- a CDS encoding BtrH N-terminal domain-containing protein translates to MIIDNVAFPAGQHCETTALGALLRHEGLDLSEPMLFGLGEGLGFVYWDAKSMDFPFLGGRSKPTMITRTVADRLGLTLHIQETASPRKAWQNVVAALTAGRPVGLQLDSYHLDYFTTKVHFGAHFVAMRGYDDTHAYLIDTAQQGGAVTTTRTSLERARDERGPMTARNLSYTIAGPAGRPDLGDAIRAAVRGNAHTFLNPPIANLGHRGIAKAARQVARWLDRSSDPSRDLPRAAALMEGGGTGGALFRNMYRDFLAESAAIVDDDNLRLGQRLYAEIAPLWSEVSQHLTAAGETGEPEHLNRAAAIFTELAGREQHAMRILAAVPAD, encoded by the coding sequence ATGATCATCGACAATGTGGCGTTCCCCGCCGGCCAGCACTGCGAGACCACCGCACTCGGCGCGCTGTTGCGCCACGAGGGTCTCGACCTGTCCGAGCCCATGCTGTTCGGCCTCGGCGAAGGTCTGGGCTTCGTCTACTGGGACGCCAAGAGTATGGATTTTCCGTTCCTCGGCGGCCGATCCAAGCCGACCATGATCACCCGGACCGTGGCCGACCGGCTGGGTCTGACGCTGCACATCCAGGAGACCGCCTCGCCCCGGAAGGCCTGGCAGAACGTTGTTGCCGCCCTCACCGCCGGACGCCCGGTCGGCCTGCAACTCGACTCCTACCACCTGGACTACTTCACCACGAAGGTCCACTTCGGGGCCCATTTCGTGGCGATGCGCGGCTACGACGACACCCACGCCTACCTGATCGACACCGCCCAGCAGGGCGGCGCCGTGACGACCACGCGGACGAGCCTGGAACGGGCCCGCGACGAACGCGGGCCGATGACCGCCCGCAACCTTTCGTACACCATCGCCGGCCCCGCCGGTCGTCCCGATCTGGGCGACGCCATTCGGGCGGCCGTGCGCGGCAACGCACACACCTTCCTCAACCCACCCATCGCCAACCTCGGCCACCGCGGCATCGCCAAGGCGGCCCGACAGGTGGCGCGCTGGCTCGACCGCTCTAGTGACCCGTCCCGCGACCTCCCCCGGGCGGCGGCGCTGATGGAAGGCGGCGGGACCGGCGGCGCCCTGTTCCGCAACATGTACCGCGACTTCCTCGCCGAATCCGCGGCGATCGTCGACGACGATAACCTCCGCCTCGGTCAGCGGCTCTACGCCGAGATCGCCCCGTTGTGGAGCGAGGTCTCCCAGCACCTCACGGCCGCCGGAGAAACCGGCGAACCAGAGCACCTGAACCGCGCCGCGGCGATCTTCACCGAACTCGCGGGCCGGGAACAGCACGCCATGCGGATCCTGGCCGCCGTACCCGCCGACTGA
- a CDS encoding FUSC family protein, with amino-acid sequence MPSDRLRSVARPVRGRAVGTGRDIRRRLQAYLIVAVQAGLAAALSWFVAREVLGNPEPTFAPAAAVGVIAAALGNRARRTIELVLGVVLGITVGDLLILLVGTGPWQTAAIVFLAVSAAAAVRGTGALMTQAGGTAVLIATLTPTAPGLELPRTINALVGGVVGMFVVLVLAPLNPLRTVRRVAGPALDLFSRQITAAAEALARGDARRAEEVLDRMRETNAELARVDEAINAAHEVVRLSPVRWRGRRRLAAYRLGTEHMDRAFRNSRTLVRRIGTTLRSGENVPADLPAAVELFGEAVRLLHREFLAAKEPVQARERVLAAVRHAGAACRQDIGFSGTIVVAQLRTVANDLLRATGVSHGEARRLVRQAARPQPGAA; translated from the coding sequence ATGCCGTCCGACCGCCTGCGCTCCGTGGCCAGACCGGTACGCGGCCGGGCCGTCGGCACCGGCCGCGACATCCGGCGCCGGCTGCAGGCGTATCTGATCGTGGCCGTGCAGGCCGGGCTCGCGGCGGCGCTGTCCTGGTTCGTGGCCCGGGAGGTGCTCGGCAACCCGGAACCGACGTTCGCCCCCGCCGCGGCCGTCGGTGTGATCGCCGCGGCGCTCGGCAACCGGGCCCGCCGGACGATCGAACTGGTCCTCGGAGTGGTGCTCGGCATCACCGTCGGGGACCTGCTCATCCTCCTGGTCGGGACCGGCCCCTGGCAGACCGCGGCGATCGTCTTCCTGGCGGTCTCCGCGGCGGCTGCGGTCCGCGGCACCGGCGCGCTGATGACCCAGGCCGGCGGTACGGCCGTGCTGATCGCCACGCTGACCCCGACCGCGCCGGGCCTGGAGCTGCCCCGGACGATCAACGCGCTGGTCGGCGGCGTGGTGGGCATGTTCGTGGTCCTGGTGCTGGCCCCGCTCAACCCGCTACGCACCGTCCGCCGGGTGGCGGGCCCGGCGCTCGATCTCTTCTCCCGGCAGATCACCGCCGCCGCCGAGGCGCTCGCCAGGGGCGATGCCCGCCGCGCCGAGGAGGTGCTCGACCGGATGCGCGAAACCAACGCCGAACTGGCCCGCGTCGACGAGGCGATCAACGCCGCCCACGAGGTGGTACGCCTCTCCCCCGTCCGCTGGCGGGGGCGACGGAGGCTGGCCGCCTACCGCCTGGGCACCGAACACATGGACCGCGCCTTTCGCAACAGCCGAACCCTGGTCCGCCGGATCGGCACCACGCTACGCAGCGGGGAGAACGTGCCAGCCGACCTACCAGCCGCCGTGGAACTCTTCGGCGAGGCCGTCCGACTGCTGCACCGCGAATTCCTCGCCGCCAAAGAACCCGTGCAGGCCCGGGAGCGGGTGCTGGCGGCGGTCCGGCACGCCGGCGCCGCATGCCGGCAGGACATCGGGTTCTCCGGAACGATCGTCGTCGCCCAACTGCGCACCGTCGCCAACGACCTGCTCCGCGCCACCGGCGTTTCCCATGGCGAGGCCCGCCGGTTGGTCCGGCAGGCCGCCCGTCCGCAGCCAGGGGCTGCGTAG
- a CDS encoding sensory rhodopsin transducer, which yields MPEIGARVWVVPGGHIPFPSHGQEPDFTSFDQLCVLNATDTEAELSLDLYYEDCDPVGPYRITVGARRIRHVRVNDLIDPEAIQLDRPYGCLLHSTVPVVAQFLRQDTRLPGVVALTGTMAYPAPPHG from the coding sequence ATGCCGGAGATCGGCGCCCGCGTGTGGGTCGTCCCGGGCGGGCACATCCCGTTTCCCAGCCACGGGCAGGAACCCGACTTCACCAGCTTCGACCAGCTCTGCGTCCTCAACGCCACGGACACCGAGGCCGAGCTCAGCCTGGACCTCTACTACGAGGACTGCGATCCGGTCGGACCGTACCGGATCACGGTCGGCGCCCGGCGGATCCGACACGTGCGGGTCAACGACCTGATCGACCCGGAGGCCATCCAGCTCGACCGGCCGTACGGCTGCCTGCTGCACTCCACGGTGCCCGTGGTGGCGCAGTTCCTCCGCCAGGACACCCGGCTGCCGGGCGTGGTGGCGCTCACCGGCACCATGGCCTACCCGGCCCCGCCGCACGGGTAG
- a CDS encoding MerR family transcriptional regulator translates to MTGLMPIGVFARATRLSVRVLRNYDRLGLLVPAWVDPGTGYRRYGVDQFARAGLIRRLRELEVPLPEIAEILAADTPQQARLVIERHRERVAVRAARLNEIAGRLGAVLAEPERVPGWLHVYERWRPAQPTARMLVRTPLSGLAEALGPGFTRLFAGLAEQGIAPAGPVGTRYLGDDLDAAELTVELFVPVGRPPRPTATIAAGELTGCLLAATVHEGGYDDIETAYRSLGRWIAEQDRVLAGPAEECYLVPPAPGVPTAALRTEVAWPVRAPSNPTRPADQDTE, encoded by the coding sequence GTGACGGGGTTGATGCCGATCGGAGTGTTCGCGCGAGCGACCCGGTTGTCCGTTCGAGTGCTGCGTAACTACGACCGGCTGGGTCTGCTCGTCCCGGCGTGGGTCGATCCGGGTACCGGCTACCGCCGGTACGGCGTCGATCAGTTCGCCCGGGCGGGGCTGATCCGGCGGCTACGAGAGTTGGAGGTGCCGTTGCCCGAGATCGCCGAGATCCTGGCGGCCGACACCCCGCAGCAGGCACGCCTCGTCATCGAGCGGCACCGGGAACGCGTGGCCGTGCGGGCGGCCCGGCTAAACGAGATCGCCGGGCGGTTGGGGGCCGTGCTGGCCGAGCCGGAGCGCGTGCCGGGCTGGCTGCACGTGTACGAACGATGGCGCCCCGCCCAGCCCACCGCCCGCATGCTGGTGCGTACCCCGCTGAGCGGGCTGGCCGAGGCGCTGGGGCCCGGGTTCACGCGGCTGTTTGCCGGCCTCGCCGAGCAGGGGATCGCCCCGGCCGGCCCGGTCGGGACCCGCTACCTCGGCGACGACCTCGACGCGGCGGAGTTGACGGTGGAGCTGTTCGTGCCGGTGGGGCGCCCGCCCCGGCCGACCGCGACGATCGCGGCCGGGGAACTGACGGGCTGTCTGCTCGCCGCGACCGTCCACGAGGGCGGCTACGACGACATCGAGACCGCGTACCGGTCGCTGGGGCGCTGGATCGCCGAGCAGGACCGGGTGCTGGCGGGCCCGGCCGAGGAGTGCTACCTCGTCCCGCCCGCGCCCGGCGTGCCCACGGCGGCGCTCCGTACGGAGGTCGCCTGGCCGGTCCGAGCCCCGTCCAACCCGACCCGACCAGCAGATCAGGACACCGAATGA
- a CDS encoding class I SAM-dependent DNA methyltransferase — protein sequence MTSSDLWDEDTAERYDDISAEMFAPHVLDPAVDFLARLAGSGPALEFAIGTGRVAIPLAARGVPVTGIELSQPMVDRLRRKASAERLPVVVGDMATTTVPGQFSLVYVVWNSIGNLCTQDEQVQCFRNAARHLSPGGRFVIELWVPGIRRFPPGQAAVPFEVTDRHVGFDTYDMVTQRGTSHHYYRGLDEGSARYGYSNFRYIWPAECDLMARLAGLTLEQRVADWHGAPFTSDSESHVSVWRKPLDAAAQG from the coding sequence ATGACGAGCAGCGACCTCTGGGACGAGGACACCGCGGAGCGGTACGACGACATCTCGGCCGAGATGTTCGCACCCCACGTGCTCGACCCCGCCGTGGACTTCCTCGCCCGGCTGGCGGGTTCCGGCCCCGCGCTCGAGTTCGCGATCGGCACGGGTCGGGTGGCGATCCCGCTCGCCGCCAGAGGCGTCCCCGTGACCGGGATCGAGTTGTCCCAGCCGATGGTCGACCGGCTGCGGCGCAAGGCCTCCGCAGAGCGGTTGCCGGTCGTCGTCGGTGACATGGCCACGACAACCGTTCCCGGCCAGTTCTCGCTCGTGTACGTCGTATGGAACAGCATCGGCAACCTGTGCACGCAGGACGAGCAGGTGCAGTGCTTCCGCAACGCCGCCCGGCACCTGTCGCCGGGTGGTCGCTTCGTCATCGAGCTGTGGGTGCCGGGCATCCGGCGGTTCCCGCCGGGGCAGGCGGCGGTGCCGTTCGAGGTGACCGACCGGCACGTCGGCTTCGACACCTACGACATGGTCACGCAGCGGGGAACCTCCCACCACTACTACCGGGGGCTGGACGAGGGGAGCGCACGCTACGGCTACAGCAACTTCCGCTACATCTGGCCCGCCGAGTGTGACCTCATGGCCCGGCTGGCCGGCTTGACGCTGGAGCAGCGGGTGGCGGACTGGCACGGAGCGCCCTTCACCTCCGACAGCGAGAGCCACGTGTCGGTCTGGCGCAAGCCGCTCGACGCCGCTGCTCAGGGCTGA
- a CDS encoding glycoside hydrolase family 15 protein, which produces MTVPPIDSYAFLSDTHTTALVGPDGAVEWFCVPHAEGDAVCARLLDRRVGGSFALSVAGCPEPVRRYLPDTLVVESRYPAATGTAVGQDFLAIRPGAPDRPIHAEKLLVRRVTAERGTVRLAIRLRPRPGYGAAAAEWAAADGRWQARGVPLDVRATLPLAADGGSLCGEIELPEGATATVLIGYGERSGPAAPQELLDRTCRTWRDWSARSDYAGFGADVVRHSALVLRGLSFDETGALLAAPTTSLPEEIGGVRNWDYRFTWHRDAALLLLALFRLGHAEEGRRYLRFLLDVCSGPGDTLAPLVGIRGVTTDEQALPHLSGYAGSTPVRIGNGAVGQVQFDTYGHVLDAALAYQQLTGELTAEQWRLLRRHVDVMAQRWREPDHGIWEIRGPRRHYVNSKVMTWVCLDRGIRLADLAGDHDAPVRRWRAERDALHAEVCDRGYDRELGSFVMAYGSREVDAGLLRIPVVGFLPGDDPRVAGTVDRIRERLTIGPVLLRRYAVGDGLPGEEGAFLLCCFELVSALVLAGRRDDARGVFDQLCGYAGPLGLYAEQLAADGTALGNYPQAFTHLALIEAALNLDGAADRDALHSWAERHPIRPEPRRGP; this is translated from the coding sequence ATGACCGTCCCGCCCATCGACTCGTACGCCTTCCTCTCCGACACGCACACGACCGCGCTGGTCGGTCCGGACGGCGCGGTCGAGTGGTTCTGCGTGCCGCACGCCGAGGGCGACGCGGTGTGTGCGCGCCTGCTCGACCGGCGTGTGGGTGGTTCCTTCGCGCTCTCCGTCGCCGGCTGCCCGGAGCCGGTACGCCGCTACCTGCCCGACACGCTGGTGGTGGAGAGCCGGTACCCGGCGGCCACCGGCACGGCCGTCGGGCAGGACTTCCTCGCGATCCGGCCCGGCGCCCCGGACCGGCCGATCCACGCCGAGAAGCTGCTGGTCCGGCGGGTGACGGCCGAGCGCGGCACGGTACGGCTGGCGATCCGGCTGCGACCGCGACCCGGCTACGGTGCGGCCGCCGCCGAGTGGGCGGCCGCCGATGGCCGGTGGCAGGCGCGGGGCGTCCCGCTCGACGTGCGGGCCACCCTGCCCCTCGCCGCCGACGGCGGCAGCCTGTGCGGCGAGATCGAGCTGCCCGAGGGGGCGACGGCCACCGTGTTGATCGGCTACGGCGAGCGGTCCGGCCCGGCCGCGCCGCAGGAGCTGCTCGACCGGACCTGCCGCACCTGGCGGGACTGGTCGGCGCGCAGCGACTACGCCGGCTTCGGCGCCGACGTGGTGCGGCACAGCGCGCTGGTGCTGCGCGGCCTGTCCTTCGACGAGACCGGCGCGCTGCTCGCCGCGCCGACCACCTCGCTGCCCGAGGAGATCGGCGGGGTACGCAACTGGGACTACCGGTTCACCTGGCACCGTGACGCCGCGCTGCTGCTGCTCGCGCTGTTCCGGCTCGGTCACGCCGAGGAGGGGCGGCGCTACCTCCGCTTCCTGCTCGACGTCTGCTCCGGACCGGGGGACACCCTGGCGCCGCTGGTCGGCATCAGGGGCGTGACGACCGACGAGCAGGCGCTGCCGCACCTGTCCGGGTACGCCGGCTCAACGCCCGTGCGGATCGGCAACGGGGCCGTCGGGCAGGTGCAGTTCGACACGTACGGGCACGTCCTCGACGCCGCGTTGGCGTACCAGCAGCTCACCGGCGAGCTGACCGCCGAGCAGTGGCGGCTGCTGCGCCGCCACGTCGACGTCATGGCGCAGCGGTGGCGGGAGCCGGACCACGGCATCTGGGAGATCCGGGGGCCGCGCCGGCACTACGTCAACTCCAAGGTGATGACCTGGGTCTGCCTCGACCGGGGCATCCGCCTCGCGGACCTCGCCGGCGACCACGACGCGCCGGTACGGCGGTGGCGGGCGGAACGCGACGCGCTGCACGCCGAGGTCTGTGACCGCGGCTACGACCGTGAGCTGGGCAGCTTCGTCATGGCGTACGGGTCGCGCGAGGTGGACGCCGGGCTGCTGCGCATCCCGGTGGTCGGCTTCCTGCCCGGCGACGACCCCCGGGTGGCCGGCACGGTCGACCGGATCCGCGAGCGCCTCACCATCGGGCCCGTCCTGCTCCGCCGGTACGCGGTGGGCGACGGGCTGCCGGGTGAGGAGGGCGCCTTCCTGCTCTGCTGCTTCGAGCTGGTCTCGGCGCTGGTGCTCGCCGGCCGGCGGGACGACGCCCGTGGGGTCTTCGACCAGCTCTGCGGCTACGCCGGCCCGCTCGGCCTCTACGCCGAGCAACTCGCCGCCGACGGCACGGCGCTCGGCAACTACCCGCAGGCGTTCACCCACCTCGCGCTGATCGAGGCGGCCCTCAACCTCGACGGCGCGGCCGACCGGGACGCCCTGCACAGCTGGGCCGAGCGACACCCGATCCGGCCCGAACCGAGACGCGGCCCGTAG